A single genomic interval of Streptococcus oralis subsp. dentisani harbors:
- the fabG gene encoding 3-oxoacyl-[acyl-carrier-protein] reductase has product MQLTNKNVFVTGSSRGIGLAIAHKFAQLGANVVLNSRGAISEELLAEFSNYGVKVVPISGDVSDFADAKRMVDQAIAELGSVDVLVNNAGITQDTLMLKMTEEDFEKVIKINLTGAFNMTQAVLKQMIKAREGAIINMSSVVGLMGNIGQANYAASKAGLIGFTKSVAREVANRNVRVNALAPGMIESDMTAVLSDKVKEATLAQIPMKQFGQADHIADATVFLAGQDYLTGQVLAVDGGLSM; this is encoded by the coding sequence ATGCAACTTACAAACAAAAATGTCTTTGTAACAGGTTCAAGTCGTGGTATCGGACTTGCCATTGCTCACAAATTTGCTCAACTAGGCGCTAATGTAGTTTTGAATAGTCGTGGAGCAATCTCAGAAGAATTGCTGGCTGAGTTTTCAAACTACGGTGTCAAAGTAGTACCGATCTCAGGTGATGTTTCAGACTTTGCAGATGCCAAGCGTATGGTAGATCAAGCGATTGCAGAACTCGGTTCTGTTGATGTCTTGGTCAACAATGCTGGGATCACTCAAGATACGCTTATGCTCAAGATGACTGAAGAAGACTTTGAAAAAGTGATTAAGATCAACTTGACAGGTGCCTTCAACATGACGCAAGCAGTCTTGAAACAGATGATTAAGGCACGTGAAGGTGCGATCATCAACATGTCTAGTGTGGTTGGTTTGATGGGAAATATCGGACAAGCCAACTATGCAGCTTCTAAAGCAGGTTTGATTGGTTTTACCAAGTCAGTTGCACGTGAAGTTGCCAATCGTAATGTTCGCGTAAATGCTCTTGCACCAGGAATGATCGAGTCAGATATGACGGCTGTTTTGTCTGATAAGGTCAAGGAAGCGACATTGGCACAAATCCCAATGAAACAGTTTGGTCAAGCAGATCATATCGCAGATGCTACAGTGTTCCTGGCCGGACAGGATTATTTGACTGGACAAGTTCTCGCTGTTGATGGCGGACTTAGCATGTAA
- the fabZ gene encoding 3-hydroxyacyl-ACP dehydratase FabZ produces the protein MIDIQGIKEALPHRYPMLLVDRVLEVSEDTIVAIKNVTINEPFFNGHFPQYPVMPGVLIMEALAQTAGVLELSKPENKGKLVFYAGMDKVKFKKQVVPGDQLVMTATFVKRRGTIAVVEAKAEVDGKLAASGTLTFAIGN, from the coding sequence ATGATCGATATTCAAGGAATCAAAGAAGCTCTACCCCATCGCTACCCCATGCTCCTAGTGGATCGTGTCTTGGAAGTGAGCGAGGATACCATTGTTGCCATTAAAAATGTGACCATCAACGAACCTTTCTTTAATGGTCATTTTCCACAATACCCAGTTATGCCAGGTGTTCTTATCATGGAAGCCTTGGCACAGACTGCTGGTGTCTTGGAATTGTCCAAGCCTGAAAATAAAGGGAAACTGGTCTTCTATGCTGGCATGGACAAGGTTAAGTTTAAGAAGCAAGTTGTACCAGGTGATCAATTAGTCATGACGGCTACTTTTGTCAAACGTCGTGGTACGATTGCTGTGGTTGAAGCAAAGGCTGAAGTGGATGGCAAGCTTGCGGCGAGTGGTACTCTTACCTTTGCAATTGGAAACTAA
- the accB gene encoding acetyl-CoA carboxylase biotin carboxyl carrier protein: protein MNLNEIKDLMAQFDQSSLREFSYKNGTDELQFSKNEARMASEAPAQVAPVPTTVAANPVVSAPSTPVESAVEEAPAPAETTVAPEGDVVESPLVGVAYLAAGPDKPAFVTVGDSVKKGQTLVIIEAMKVMNEIPAPKDGVVTEILVSNEEMVEFGKGLVRIK, encoded by the coding sequence ATGAATTTAAATGAGATCAAGGACTTGATGGCGCAATTTGACCAATCAAGTTTGAGAGAATTTTCTTATAAAAATGGAACGGATGAATTGCAGTTTAGTAAGAATGAAGCAAGAATGGCTTCTGAAGCACCAGCTCAAGTTGCTCCAGTGCCAACTACAGTAGCTGCAAATCCAGTAGTTTCTGCCCCTTCAACTCCAGTAGAGAGTGCAGTGGAAGAAGCTCCAGCACCAGCTGAAACGACGGTTGCTCCAGAGGGTGATGTCGTTGAGAGTCCACTTGTAGGGGTGGCTTACTTGGCTGCTGGACCAGATAAACCTGCCTTTGTCACAGTCGGAGACAGTGTTAAAAAAGGTCAGACTTTGGTGATCATCGAAGCCATGAAAGTCATGAATGAAATCCCTGCACCTAAGGATGGTGTGGTGACAGAAATTCTCGTTTCAAATGAAGAAATGGTTGAGTTCGGTAAAGGATTGGTACGTATCAAATGA
- the fabF gene encoding beta-ketoacyl-ACP synthase II: MKLNRVVVTGYGLTSPIGNTPEEFWNSLQTGKIGIGEITKFDHSEFAVHNAAEVQDFPFDKYFVKKDTNRFDNYSLYALYAAQEAVTNANLDVEAIDKDRFGVIVASGIGGIKEIEDQVIRLHEKGPKRVKPMTLPKALPNMASGNVAMRFGANGICKSINTACASSNDAIGDAFRSIKFGFQDVMLVGGSESSITPFAIAGFQALTALSTTEDPTRASIPFDKDRNGFVMGEGSGMLVLESLEHAEKRGATILAEVVGYGNTCDAYHMTSPHPEGQGAIKAMKLALEEAEISPEQVAYVNAHGTSTPANEKGESGAIVAVLGKEVPVSSTKSFTGHLLGAAGAVEAIATIEAMRHNYVPMTAGTSELSDYIEANVVYGQGLEQEIPYAISNTFGFGGHNAVLAFKRWENK, encoded by the coding sequence ATGAAACTAAATCGAGTTGTAGTAACAGGTTACGGATTGACCTCTCCTATCGGAAATACTCCAGAAGAATTTTGGAACAGTTTGCAAACTGGAAAAATTGGAATTGGAGAAATCACTAAATTTGACCACAGCGAATTTGCTGTGCACAATGCAGCAGAAGTCCAAGATTTCCCATTTGATAAATACTTTGTAAAAAAAGATACTAACCGTTTTGACAACTATTCTTTGTATGCCTTGTATGCGGCTCAAGAAGCGGTGACAAATGCAAATCTTGATGTAGAAGCAATCGATAAAGATCGCTTTGGTGTCATCGTGGCTTCTGGTATTGGGGGAATTAAAGAAATCGAAGATCAGGTTATCCGTCTTCATGAAAAAGGTCCAAAACGCGTTAAACCAATGACACTTCCAAAAGCCTTGCCAAATATGGCATCAGGAAATGTTGCCATGCGCTTCGGAGCAAACGGCATCTGTAAATCAATCAATACAGCCTGCGCCTCATCAAATGATGCCATCGGAGATGCCTTCCGTTCAATCAAGTTTGGTTTCCAAGATGTCATGTTAGTTGGTGGATCAGAATCATCTATCACTCCTTTTGCTATCGCTGGTTTCCAAGCTTTGACCGCCCTATCAACTACAGAGGATCCAACTCGTGCTTCTATCCCATTTGACAAAGATCGTAACGGATTTGTGATGGGAGAAGGTTCAGGAATGTTGGTTCTTGAAAGCCTTGAACATGCTGAAAAACGTGGTGCAACTATCTTGGCTGAAGTAGTTGGCTATGGTAATACCTGTGACGCTTACCATATGACTTCACCTCATCCAGAAGGTCAAGGTGCGATTAAGGCTATGAAGTTAGCTTTGGAAGAAGCCGAAATTTCTCCAGAGCAAGTGGCTTACGTCAATGCCCACGGAACTTCAACTCCTGCTAATGAAAAAGGAGAAAGTGGCGCAATCGTAGCTGTTCTTGGTAAAGAAGTTCCTGTATCTTCAACCAAGTCCTTTACAGGACACTTGCTTGGTGCTGCAGGGGCAGTAGAAGCCATCGCTACCATCGAAGCTATGCGTCATAACTATGTACCAATGACAGCTGGAACAAGCGAGTTATCAGACTATATCGAAGCGAATGTCGTTTATGGACAAGGCTTGGAGCAAGAAATCCCTTATGCTATTTCAAACACTTTTGGTTTTGGTGGACACAATGCGGTTCTTGCTTTCAAACGTTGGGAGAATAAATAA